One Setaria italica strain Yugu1 chromosome II, Setaria_italica_v2.0, whole genome shotgun sequence DNA segment encodes these proteins:
- the LOC105913869 gene encoding uncharacterized protein LOC105913869 produces the protein MAAADASAGSGALPNWVMLERFIFRRDDPQSFREDKRTSATGETSVGAHFRISFILAEPPTPSRLYLSWPGGPKHEMMCHLAAAHRNLVLLRLDSFVDPSYPSPFGEMAHDYFIYYVAADPRSQAQSTPALRRLPGCTVHNAYFGRPIPRPFEPWGVGLLCCGEEFAVAYMSVSRRDPEAEALEVELWVLRSTVRDDSTDGGEKWEAKYLPLQGQDVEHINLLDFTTSEVVPFKNSLCWVDYRMGILYCEDVCGDSPKAVFVGFPPGYSSYHPSVRPELYRPELYRGLCVTEGGRTLAFLDVVRRDGIDIGPMVPAGFTIISMALTETQSANSFVVKADDLWATHSTKDLPHEVMMLPLLSMDDINVAHFVLYDWADLSGKFKISLVTIDLSTKRVVGSVVPYINEEDLSTDDADLVKAKPNFFMPFLPAEFPKFLNLQRTRKNPA, from the exons atggccgccgccgacgctagcgccggctccggcgcccTCCCAAACTGGGTGATGCTGGAGCGCTTCATCTTCCGTAGGGACGACCCCCAGTCTTTCCGTGAGGACAAGAGGACCTCCGCGACCGGCGAGACCTCCGTCGGCGCTCACTTCCGCATCTCCTTCATCCTCGCCGAGCCCCCCACTCCCTCGCGCCTCTACCTCAGCTGGCCTGGAGGCCCCAAGCACGAGATGATGTGCCACCTCGCGGCGGCCCACCGCAACCTCGTCCTCCTCAGGCTGGACTCCTTCGTCGACCCCTCTTACCCGTCGCCGTTCGGCGAGATGGCGCACGACTACTTCATCTACTACGTCGCCGCCGACCCCCGCTCGCAGGCGCAATCCACGCCTGCTCTCAGACGGCTGCCAGGTTGCACCGTGCACAACGCGTATTTCGGGAGGCCGATCCCGCGCCCGTTCGAGCCTTGGGGTGTTGGCCTGTTGTGCTGTGGTGAGGAGTTTGCCGTGGCGTATATGAGCGTAAGCAGGCGTGACCCGGAGGCCGAGGCGCTGGAGGTGGAGTTGTGGGTGCTCCGCTCGACCGTCAGAGATGATTCTACTGATGGTGGTGAGAAGTGGGAGGCCAAGTATCTGCCGCTCCAGGGGCAGGATGTTGAACACATCAATCTGCTCGACTTTACGACAAGCGAAGTGGTTCCCTTCAAGAATTCCCTCTGCTGGGTGGACTATAGGATGGGCATATTGTATTGTGAGGACGTCTGTGGAGACAGCCCCAAGGCCGTCTTCGTCGGTTTTCCTCCGGGTTACTCCAGCTACCATCCTTCAGTCCGCCCCGAGTTGTACCGCCCCGAGTTGTACCGCGGCTTGTGCGTCACCGAAGGTGGTCGCACGTTGGCATTCCTTGATGTTGTCCGCCGTGATGGCATTGATATAGGCCCAATGGTGCCTGCTGGTTTCACCATCATCTCCATGGCACTGACGGAAACGCAGTCAGCCAATAGTTTTGTGGTTAAAGCAGATGACCTGTGGGCTACACACTCCACGAAGGATCTCCCACATGAGGTTATGATGCTCCCGTTGCTGAGTATGGATGATATCAATGTTGCGCACTTTGTATTGTATGATTGGGCAGACTTGTCTGGCAAGTTCAAGATCTCGCTAGTTACCATTGACCTGAGCACCAAGCGAGTGGTTGGCTCAGTTGTTCCATACATCAATGAGGAAGATCTTTCTACTGACGACGCTGATTTGGTCAAGGCTAAACCAAATTTCTTTATGCCCTTCCTTCCAGCAGAATTCCCCAAGTTCCTGAATCTCCAAAG GACGAGGAAGAACCCTGCATGA